In Streptomyces sp. NBC_00448, the following are encoded in one genomic region:
- a CDS encoding ABC transporter ATP-binding protein, translating into MTVIEVDGLHKRYGDVTAVHDVSFTVDEGEIFGILGPNGAGKTTTVECLSGLRAPDGGTVSVLGHDPSRARDALRQVLGVQLQESGLPEKLTVREILDLFASFHRRPADIGELLDRLGLRDKADARYKKLSGGQKQRLAIALAMVGSPRAVVLDELTTGLDPHARRTTWDLVEQVRASGVTVVLVTHFMEEAERLCDRVALIDAGRVVAVDTPAGLAARGDRTQRMRFRPSTGFDEALVRELPEVSTLTWHGSQVEITGDGNLVLAVTSLLARRHIIAADLRVEQATLDDAFIALTGDDGGA; encoded by the coding sequence ATGACGGTCATCGAGGTCGACGGGCTCCACAAGCGCTACGGCGACGTCACCGCCGTGCACGACGTCTCGTTCACGGTCGACGAGGGCGAGATCTTCGGCATCCTCGGCCCGAACGGCGCCGGCAAGACCACCACCGTCGAGTGCCTGTCGGGCCTGCGGGCCCCGGACGGCGGCACCGTGTCCGTACTCGGCCACGACCCGTCCCGCGCGCGCGACGCGCTCCGCCAGGTGCTCGGCGTCCAACTCCAGGAGAGCGGGCTGCCGGAGAAGCTCACCGTCCGCGAGATCCTCGACCTGTTCGCGTCGTTCCACCGGCGGCCCGCCGACATCGGCGAGCTGCTGGACCGGCTCGGCCTGCGCGACAAGGCGGACGCCCGCTACAAGAAGCTCTCCGGCGGCCAGAAGCAGCGCCTCGCGATCGCGCTGGCCATGGTCGGCAGCCCCCGGGCGGTCGTCCTCGACGAGTTGACCACCGGCCTGGACCCGCACGCCCGCCGCACCACCTGGGACCTGGTCGAGCAGGTCCGGGCGTCCGGCGTCACCGTCGTCCTGGTCACCCACTTCATGGAGGAGGCCGAGCGGCTGTGCGACCGGGTCGCACTGATCGACGCCGGCCGGGTCGTGGCCGTCGACACCCCGGCGGGGCTGGCCGCGCGCGGCGACCGGACCCAGCGGATGCGCTTCCGGCCCTCGACGGGCTTCGACGAGGCTCTGGTGCGCGAACTGCCCGAGGTGAGCACCCTGACCTGGCACGGCTCGCAGGTCGAGATCACCGGCGACGGCAATCTCGTGCTCGCGGTCACCTCGCTGCTCGCCCGGCGCCACATCATCGCCGCGGACCTGCGGGTGGAGCAGGCGACCCTCGACGACGCGTTCATCGCGCTCACCGGTGACGACGGCGGGGCGTAG
- a CDS encoding HD domain-containing protein translates to MTTEALEQTGVRFPDTALAREATELVRDTATELIYHHSRRVYCFGSLQGRRRDLSFDPELLYVAAMFHDLGLGERFHDSGRRFEVDSADEARRFLHAHGVPEDSVRRVWTAIALHTTPGIPEHMEPEVALTTAGVEYDVLGIGYRDISAADRAAIVALHPRPDFKRRILAAFTEGIRSKPETTFGNVKADVLAAYVPGFARGDFVTTILDSPWPE, encoded by the coding sequence ATGACGACCGAGGCCCTCGAGCAGACAGGCGTCCGCTTCCCCGACACCGCCCTGGCCCGCGAGGCCACCGAACTGGTCCGCGACACCGCGACCGAGCTGATCTACCACCACTCCCGGCGGGTCTACTGCTTCGGCAGCCTCCAGGGCCGCCGCCGCGACCTGAGCTTCGACCCCGAACTGCTCTACGTCGCCGCGATGTTCCACGACCTCGGCCTCGGCGAGCGGTTCCACGACAGCGGCCGCCGCTTCGAGGTCGACAGCGCCGACGAGGCCCGCCGGTTCCTGCACGCCCACGGCGTCCCCGAGGACAGCGTCCGCCGGGTGTGGACCGCGATCGCCCTGCACACCACGCCCGGCATCCCGGAGCACATGGAGCCCGAAGTCGCGCTGACCACCGCGGGCGTGGAGTACGACGTGCTCGGCATCGGCTACCGCGACATCAGCGCCGCCGACCGCGCCGCGATCGTCGCGCTGCACCCCCGGCCCGACTTCAAGCGCCGCATCCTCGCCGCCTTCACCGAGGGAATCCGCTCCAAGCCGGAGACCACCTTCGGCAACGTCAAGGCCGACGTGCTGGCCGCGTACGTCCCCGGTTTCGCGCGCGGCGACTTCGTCACCACGATCCTCGACTCGCCGTGGCCGGAGTGA
- a CDS encoding GlxA family transcriptional regulator, with protein MTRTPGAPGTPGAPGTARATGRAAARPRHLVAVLAFDQVQLLDVTGPVEVFTTANAHGARYDVRIVTAAGADVRTSAGVRIGADTAVDALPGRLGTLVVPGRADWRQAVGDPALTGTVEALAARSGRVASVCAGAFLLAEAGLLDGRRAATHWQLAAELAAAYPRVSVEPDPLFVRDGRVTTSAGVTAGIDLALALVEEDHGADLARAVARQLVVFMARPAGQSQFSARLVPREARHPALRQVMDAVGADPAAAHRMDDLARAAGVSPRHLGRLFRAETGLSPGQYAESVRLEAAQALLEAGNDAVDTVAEQAGFGSAESMRRAFQQSLGVAPTTYRARFRSTARLLDPAP; from the coding sequence ATGACGCGAACTCCGGGGGCGCCCGGAACCCCGGGTGCGCCCGGAACGGCGAGGGCCACGGGCCGGGCCGCCGCGCGCCCCCGCCACCTGGTCGCCGTGCTCGCCTTCGACCAGGTGCAACTCCTCGACGTCACCGGCCCGGTCGAGGTCTTCACCACCGCCAACGCCCACGGCGCCCGCTACGACGTACGGATCGTCACCGCGGCGGGCGCCGACGTACGCACCTCCGCGGGCGTGCGGATCGGCGCCGACACCGCGGTCGACGCGCTCCCCGGCCGGCTCGGCACCCTCGTCGTCCCCGGCCGCGCCGACTGGCGGCAGGCCGTCGGCGACCCCGCGCTGACCGGCACCGTCGAGGCGCTCGCGGCCCGCTCCGGCCGGGTCGCCTCGGTCTGCGCGGGCGCGTTCCTGCTCGCCGAGGCGGGCCTGCTCGACGGCCGGCGCGCGGCGACCCACTGGCAGCTCGCGGCCGAACTGGCCGCCGCCTACCCGCGGGTGTCCGTCGAGCCCGATCCGCTCTTCGTCCGCGACGGGCGGGTGACCACGTCGGCGGGCGTCACCGCGGGCATCGACCTCGCGCTCGCGCTGGTCGAGGAGGACCACGGCGCCGACCTGGCCAGGGCCGTCGCCCGGCAGCTCGTGGTGTTCATGGCCAGGCCGGCCGGGCAGTCTCAGTTCAGCGCCCGGCTGGTGCCGCGCGAGGCCCGGCACCCGGCGCTGCGCCAGGTCATGGACGCGGTGGGCGCCGACCCCGCCGCGGCCCACCGCATGGACGACCTCGCCCGCGCCGCCGGGGTCAGCCCCCGCCACCTCGGCCGGCTCTTCCGCGCGGAGACCGGACTGAGCCCCGGGCAGTACGCGGAGTCCGTCCGCCTGGAAGCGGCCCAGGCCCTGCTGGAGGCGGGCAACGACGCCGTGGACACCGTCGCCGAGCAGGCCGGGTTCGGCTCGGCCGAGTCCATGCGCCGCGCGTTCCAGCAGTCCCTTGGGGTGGCCCCGACGACGTACCGGGCGCGCTTCCGCAGCACCGCCCGCCTCCTCGACCCCGCGCCCTGA